CCTCCGATCTAGACAGATGTGTAAATAACCGAGCCGGCAGGGAAACTGCTCCTTTTAGTCGATCACTGAGATCTccgtgtattttttttttcgtaaataaaagcacaaatgtCACCTTCCTGAATCAGTATCGCCACTAGCTCTGGTTAATCCCTTTCTTCCACCTCAATTTCGCCAGCCGTCGCATTAGCACCGCGGTGACATTCGCGCCGGAAGTACAGCAACTTTGTGCCACGTCCACTTCCGGTTCCGTGAGAGTTTCGTTTTTACGTCATCCGTCACGGACCTACTAGACGCACGCGCACGTACGCACCTGTGAGTTCCGCGTTCAGCACGGTGCACCAGCAGACACCACGGTATGCGAAGGCTctcattagatttatttttaaattaaatactgtTATCAGTAATGATAGAGCCTAAcagtcatatttataaaattagcTAATATTGGCCACGGTTTTTGATGTGCTATCAAGGGGCAGCCATTCTCAAAAATGATGTGTTGAAACTAGACCCTATGCAGTCTCATGGTTAGGTCTGAATAGCTAGATACATAGATGGACCTttttcattcgtcttcagtaactgttttatcctggtcagggttgctgtggatccagagcctatcccaggaataccgGGTGCGAGGTGGGGACACACCCTGAGTGGTGTTatcgcagggcacaatgcacacatattcacaccctTATTCAAACATAGGGCAATTCTGACCAGCCAGTCCACTCATTAGCATCCTTTTGCAagctgggaggaaaccagagaacccagagataGCCCTCACGGAAACAGGAAGAACCAGCactgaaactccacacagagccTGAGCATGAACCagggattgaaccagggaccccggagctgtgagatggcaatgctACCTACTGCACCACCGTGCCATCTAAAAGCTTGCTTTATTGCGTGGCATGCTGGTTTATTGCATGCTTGGTTGGCATGGGGGATAACTTTAGCTTTGATCCTTATTGAGCCTCAGgagaaaatgtaattttcaaaaaaaaaaacaaaaagctctgGTATTATGTACACATAATAGTCACATATTTAGACATGTAGTTGCATACATACAGTCTGTATTTAAACATATACACAATGCAAATAATCCACCCAGGACATGTGCAGAAGACAATATCGAaccaaaaatgttcaaatatacTAATAAATTTCAAGACCCATGAATACCTCCAATCATTTTGTTACAGATCACACAACAGGACCTGCCATGGACGTTTGTGCATTGTCAAGAGGCAAAAAATTGGTTCACTTGGATTTAAAAGGAGCACCTCCTAGAATTAACTACTTATATGAGGTACAGAAAATACAGATCTTATGTTCTTTATGCATGCTGTTTAGTCTGAGTATAGCCCTGTAGATTTTACCTTGGCCATCTCTTCCACAGCTGATCCAGCTTTTTGCTGATCTGGGTGCAAATGGCCTCCTTATTGAGTATGAGGATATGTTTCCCTATGAAGGAGAGCTGAAGATTCTTCAGTCAAAATCTCACCCACCCTACAGGTGAAAGGACTACTTACTGTATGTTCTGTCCAAATTCCCATCAAAAATAtgaacctttttatttattcgaTGTTTGTCTGAAGTCATTTTCACTGATCCGCATACAGCCGTGAAGAAATTATTGCCATTCAAGATGTCGCTTATTCCAGAGGGTTGGAGATCATTCCTCTGGTGCAGACATTTGGACACCttgaagtgagtgagagaggtgAATAATATTTGGTACTGGAAAAATGATACGTCATATAGATGATTACTCATCTACTCATTTGAGTTTTGCCAATCATGCATGTGATACAACTACACAGACAGTTTATGAAATTATTTGgttttcatcacacacactttcttttattACTTCTTCCTGACAGTTTGTCCTGAAGCATAGCACCTTCAGCAAGTTGCGAGAAGTAAGCCACTGCCTGGGGACCCTGAACCCACACAGCAAGCAAGGACTTACCCTTATACTGGAGATGCTGCGTCAAGTTATGGCGCTTCATCCGAGGAGCACTGTTCTGCATATCGGGGCAGATGAGGTACAGCACAAGCTTGACCTGTTATTGTGTACTACACCACAGAGCTgtcgaattctcaaatctggttggtcagaaggtgatgatttaattttctataacacctAGGGCTGTCACTATTGATTATATTGATAATTGAGAAATCTGACGATTATTTTGACAATTAATCCagtaatcagatttttttttaaaaatcacaataaaaatagGCTTGGACATTTCACAGCATGCCCCGTTGTGTTTTACTCTTTACTTAACCTGTAACTATGTAACTGCTTTTCATTTGGACCTGTTTTTAAAACTGTCATGAACCCCTTCTGTCTTTTGTTAAAAGTTTCAAACGTTACATTATCTCCTCATGGTCTGTTTCTAGTAGCACTGAAAAGTagtgaccctgagcaggataaagtgtttaatgaaaatgaatgttgATCTATTTATAGAtctatatacatactgtatataatctaaGGCTTTACATTGTTTCTTTACCCAGGTATACACATTGGGTCAAGGAGAGGAGTCTAAAGAGTGGTTAAGCATTCCAGGTCACAGTATTGACAAGCTGTTCCTCAGTCATGTCACTAAGGTGGCAAAAGGCATTAGGGAGACTTACCCCAGCCTCAGTGTGATAATATGGGACGACATGCTGAGGAACATGACCTCTGACACCATTAAAGGTGAACTCACattgtgctgttttgttttcacaaaaacatttatttagggGACATTAGACATTTTTCTAACATGAGACTGTaccataatataatataatattatatatatgtatatatatatgtatgtacagtactctgcaaaagtcttaggcacatgcaaagaaatgctgtagagcaaagatgccttcaaaaataaagagcactaaacagtaataaatgaaacaaagtcaatatttggtgtgacagtccttcgctttaaaaaaaaaaatagtagtctcagatacaatttgtgcagttttataaggaaatgagctgtaagtgttactgagcatcttgcagaagcagccacagttcttctggagactttgactgtcacacttgcttcttatttttgcagcaaaacccagcagccttcattatgttttttttttgtctgaaaagtggtgtcttatgtaatatgctgctttctttactgacatacaataatttttctgcaacatttaattttgtgctggaaaactagtGTTTGGAATTCtgaaaagtttttgtactgaatcaataatgtagaaatagtaaaataaaaatctataacaaagtttgtactttaaaaaaaaaaaaaaaaaaaaaaaaaggtgccaagacttttgcacagtactatatactTATATATCTTCATTAGAGCAAGCTTATTGTATTAAAACACCAAATGGTTACAGTGTGACAATCTACAGTCACACTGTGAATGTCTATGCCTTTGTCAGTTATAAGTTCATTCAGTATATTTGGTGAATatatttctcttcatttttagATAGTGGTTTGGTAGGACTAGTGCAGCCCATGCTGTGGGACTACAAACCTACTCTGGATGTGGCCAACAACAGTAAGTTTGTTTTTGCTACAGATCGCAGTTATTTGCTCAGAAAAAATACAAGAACCTTTCATGAAATTTACATGAAATATGATATTTTAATTGTAAAAGCTGTGAATGTGCCCCATTGGCTATTACTTTCTTTCAGCTAATACTGCATGTGCTGAAAATACTTATTCCATGTCTAAAATTAAGCTGCTTGAATTTCCATACATGGTACAAAAATACATGTTTATCTTAtgataacttaaaaaaaaaaaagaaggaaaacatCACACACGTTCATGGCGTGTATAAAACATACATCAGATGTGTATGTCAGATCTGGCCTGATACTGATCTAGCATTTCTGGCCAATATCAATCTGATATTATGTTGGCACGTACCCTAATTATTCCTATATATAAGACAATGCAGACCGATTCAAAGCAAATGTTATTTAACCCATTAAAGACTCAGGACCCTGATCAGGTCCAGATCTACATTCCTCACCCTCGTAActacatatttatacattagTTTCACTGCTGGTACTGAACAAGATGcattaagatgaataactgagtAATTATCTGAGTGTCCAAGGTTAAGATTGGTTAATAAAACATCCATTCTCTCCACTCAGTTATGCTAATGGAGAAATACAAGGCTGCTGGTTTATCCCAACAGTGGATTGCGAGTTCTTTCAAAGGCTCCACCACTGTATACACTTGTGTAACCAGCACACAAAGGCATGTGGACAATCACGTTCAGTGGTTAAAAGTGGTATCTGGTCTTTCACCTGGCGTTGATCTACAGGGCATTGCACTCACTGGCTGGCAAAGGTAGGTACCATGATGTTTAGCTTCTGAATCCAAGAACGTGCATGCTGATATTTTTCAAGAATATATTCTGAATTATGCATGCTTATgtatgtttgcttttttaaatagataTGACCACCTGTCTGTTTTGTGCGAATTGATGCCCCTTGGCTTGCACTCTCTTGCCTCATGTCTGCAGACTCTACAACATGGTCTGTCTGTACAATTTGTTCCTATTTAtgagaatatactgtataatcactCAGtataacatgaacatgaaacaGCTccattgttgttttattttataaattaatacacAAAGATATCCAAAGACAAAAAATAGACAAAGAACACTTAAAACAGCtcataactgttttttttttattgcggCTGCTTTAGGAAGCTTTACTCAGGAAGCTCAGCAGAAGGTGATGGAGGCACTTGGCACGGGCACGACTGAAGTTGGAGATGTAGAGAGGTATCAAATGTTCATGAACGTTACGATTACTTTTCACCCCTGCTATGGACTGGTGTTACAtgcaggatgtattcccaccttgcgcCCAGTTTTCCcggaataggctccagatcctcCACATCCCTGACCATTCATTTATCCTGAAGATAAATTAATCACTTTCTATTAAAGAAAGTTTGAGGAAAAGTTGCCACATTTTTCAGGgacacattaaataaacaaaatgatctGCAAGTCACTTAGTGGGATTAGGAAATTTGTGATGtaggaaataaacaataattaacaataaaatcagtaaaaagTTACCTTCTTCATCGTATCACATGCTTATTTAATTACTGTTAGGTTGTACTGTCTGACTACGAGTGCAATCACAGTGATAGCTGAATTCCTGCAGAACAATTTAAATTAAGGAATGAAACTTTTGTTATTTGGGGTATTTTCAAACTACAAGTTGCTTTAAAATATGTTATGAAAGTATGTTACTTTACAAGCTACTTCAGTAGATTTGTTAACTTATTTACTGTTGTATCTGTGGTTCAGGTTGTCTCAAGGTTGCTCCCACTCATACACTGGCATAAAACTGGCTGAACTCATTGTACAGCTAACAGCAATGCTTGAGTCGGAAGATCTCAGACACTTTGAGAGCAATATGTAAGTCATTAAAGTCATAacataaaaatctttaaagCCAGTATTTGTACAGAATGCTATACTAATACTGATTTAATGATAGACATTACGTAAATACATTTGTTAAACCTGGCCACATATCTAACCAAACTGCTCATATTTACTTTTGGACAATTCCTAGGTTTGTGAGAGGCTGGTTCTCCCCTTATCATAGACAGCAGAAGACTATCAACCCACTTATTGCACAACAAATCCAGAACCAGGCACAAACGTAAGCTTCAAAttcttttaaattcattttatacTATGCACAAGTACAGACAGTCTTTATAATACTGAGCTTAGTTCAACATCATTTAACATCATCATTGTACTAGGCATCAACAAAGTAAATCTAGTTTCTTTTGAACATCAAACCAAAAGCGAAGCTCAAACAGCTCACACACCCTGTTTATCATGCCATAATGTCTGCTGTATGGAATAATCCTTAACTATAATATGACTGacttttgtaataatttttttatgccAGGTTCCTGGAAGCTATAGAGTTCAAGGTGCAGGAGGTGAGGCAGGAGATGAACCTGCTTTACCCAGATCTAACAGTGGAGGAATGGGTTACTCAGCATGCCACTCCAGTACTGAAACCCATTCAAGATTTACTGACCGATATCCAAACTGTCTTGGAGGATATGGGACTTTACATGAGTGAATCTCAAAGTGGACTCTGAGTttcatttgaaagaaaaaaaactcttataTTTGTTAATGAAAGAAGGGAAAATAAGGAACACTGTTCCTAATGTTGCTAATGTTTTGTGCCATATTGCCGGATATTGCATAGACATATATAAAATGATCTAAATGCATTAcataaatgtcaaatgtttTAAGATGCATAATATGAACTACATTCTTCAGTTTATGGTGGCTATTTGTTGAGGTTCTCTTCAAAGCTGCACTTTGTCTTCTGCTATTAATAACTAATGAATATTCACCTTAATATTAACTAATTAATATGCTCAGTTCACCTGTGaatttattgtgtaaatatgattcatttttaaaataaattaaacatgtcaaatattaaaatgtgtgtttgatCCTATCTTTCTGTATATATaggtcaaaaatgaaaatatagcaATATCTTGTATATTAATACTcattattaatactattattatattctgACTTACACTTGTGCATTTTAGAACCTAATTTCTCCATTAATACAAACACCTTTATGAGACAACAGGGATGTAAGAGTGGAATGATATGgtatttatgcatattaataattttctgtaaaatgaacagATGTGGAACTCAGTGTTAAAACCCCAGCTTGGTCTGAGCAGATGGTGAAACAGGTAGACCATCTTTACCAGCTTCATTATTACTCATGTAAAttgatcaataaatgtttgagtttttcaaattgtgttacttttttgttgttttcttaaaaatagCTTGTAAGCATAAGTATTTTGTAATTCAGAAATGGTTTCCTTTCTACCAGCACTTATGGGCACAGCTCAGCTTCACCAGCtcggcctgtgttttggcagctggtcaGACTGGTGGATTTTCAGCAGGGTAAGTTTAAGTGCTCTCTCTTTAAGAGGACAGCCAAAAAGACAAGTTCATAATGAATAATAGTTCATTTTCCTTACACTGTCTAACATACAAAATACTACAGTTATATTACAATAAGACTTCTATCTGTGGCTCTCAAAGTGTAGGCCTGGAACCTCTCAGGCCCCTGAAGCATAACCAGAGGGTTACAGTGCTGGAAAACACATCCCAACATTATCAAATTTATTATTGAGTTGTTATAGTTATAAGCCTGAATCACTGGTCACTGACaatgaatgggtttaatctaaaCTTCAGTAACTGAGggggaaaacaacaacagcaacatgtCAGCCTATAAATACTGTCAACGTGGACACAATGTGTTTTGTGGTGGGAAGTTAGGAATAAGattattactgtacacactcaAATAATGggtctaattaaaaaaaatcttttaaaaaatctaaatctgtgTTGAGGGCTCcgtagaatttattttatagaaaaattCTCCATGGTTTCTTTTATGCTCTTATTATGTATGCGTTAGCGTGACCCGGAAGTGATGTCTTTTAGTTCCTCCATAATATTAGGGCGCTTGCAGGAGTCGATTGAATAAACAAGGTGGATCAATGTCGtgttttataaaattatgaactatGTCGTCGCAACGCAGTGTTTCTAATACATTACAACGTTTTGGCCGCTGTTATCAGTGTGCTTAGAGCTTATTTGTTTAGTTTAACAAGGCCTTAGAGACGGGCACTTCATTAGAGGAAAAAGCAATTTAGGTCTAGCTTGCTGGCTAGTTTACCTAGCGAGCTGTTGTTTACATAATTTGCCATTAAGGTGAGAGTGTTATCCACGTGGAGGAATTCCTAATTAAACGGACTGTTTTAGCATTTGGAGAGCATGGCAGAGTTACACATTGAAGCGAGCGCGGGCGGCCTCATGGAGCAGAGCGAGCACCGGGAGACCCGCGGCTCTGTTAGCATGCGCCTCCCGTCGCCCAGCTTCGTTCTTCCAGCTCGGAGCGGTTCTGGCAGCCCGGGCCTGTCTGCGTCCAGAGCCGTGTTCGGCTTCCCGATGAAGAGCAGCCCCACATCCCCATCAGAATCCACAGAGAAACCGGGGTCCCGGTGGGTCCGGCTTAATGTCGGGGGAACCTACTTCATCACAACCAAACAAACCTTATGCAGGGATCCCAAATCCTTCCTGTACCGACTCTGTCAGGAGGATCCTGATCTGGACTCAGATAAGGTGAGCTCTCAATATGCAGCTTTTTACGAGATGCTTGCTTCACACCTTTTCACTTGGTCACACTTCCAACATGAGGGCTTTCTGTGCATACTCGTGCATGTGAGTgacatgaatcatttattttgctCATATGGTGCATACTACCAAATCTAGGCTAGATCAGATATGCACATTTCCACTGAGAATCCCTTCAGAGTTATGCATTCCAGCAGATAATACAACAAGCAGACACTAAAACTGCGCTTGATCAGAAATCCAGCAGCTGTAAGGTCAGAAAGTGGATTTATTATTGCAGCCATTAATTAAACCCATGATTATTCCATCATTATCCATCATTAATAGCGTGCAACCTATTTAGCTAAACTTGTCCCACTTCTGTgcctttcttcctcttctgcgCTTCTGTGTTTAGCTCTATTTAGGTCAAGGAGTAGGGAAATGACATGAACTGAAAAGTACCAGTATAACCAAGTGCAGAGTGTCTGCAGGTATCTAGCCGCTTTAGGATATTTAAAagctgtttaaaacattttgtttgcaGTAGGAATATACTATATAAACATGCTTTACAAtgacaaatatataaattaaaacagaGAACTACGACAGAGAAGATACCATCAGACTTTTTGTATAGGGTATATTTAACACACCCCTGCCTTGTGTGAGTGATGCTGTCTAATCCAGTATGTGAAGTATGATTATATGCTTTCAGAACACATTTAACgatatataaacaaaatttaaaaatgaccacagattaaaaatgtttgtagcCTGAAATCTAAGGTAATGACAGTCTCAATGTAATAGTTACCGAGGTCTTAACtaatataaatacagagtaaGTAAGATTTTTATAAAGTATTTGTAATAGATACACTATTGTTAAAATAAAGTCTAATGTGTTAGGTGTCACTCCTGCTGCACAGATTATAATACTCACTATTGGGTGGATAtgtggctttgttttttttgtatgtgatTGTAACATATGTCGTTTCTCTGCACAGGATGAGACAGGAGCTTATTTGATTGATAGAGACCCCACATACTTTGGACCTATCTTGAATTATCTGAGGCACGGAAAGCTGATCATCAACAAGAACCTTGCAGAGGAGGGTGAGATAGTCTGTGTTCTGTGCTTGCTATATCATAATAACAGTGTGCTATGGGCTTTCCTTTAGGGActctctttttgtgtgtgtgtgcatatagagagagaacacagagtaCAGGAAAGCGTTTCATCATTGCAGGGTAAAGAATGTCCAAAGCATGGTGTTTGTTATTTCATGATATAGGAGTTAAGCAAAGTCAGTTACTCTTTTCTGCTCGAGTAATTAGTAAAACATGATTGTACATgatgttataggagaataatcagcgacagggtAATGTGAGGTGGAGTTGAtagttttccaataacagcctgaagtgttttagtcctcttatactacagcgacatttttttagaattaaaactaacattttttaaaaatttattaaagattgacacatcatacattttatccttccgaaattacatttaatgttatggaacagccGCAAAACAAACAACCACTTAGTGTACATTATAACAGTCGTttcctctccagcctctctttctttcttttaaagttgATAAGACagaaaagcagcttgtcatgttactgagaaaccacaaagccctctttcctgaagactcaTGTCAGACAGCTTAGAGGAACATCTTCACCTCTGATTTACTGACACAGGGGAGATCTTCCaaaacatcttcttacagaaaacttccccATATCACTGATTGCACATGgaatttaaatccatttatatggCACATCTGCATACAAGCTAatttgtgaattagctgttactaaagaaagCTATACCATATTATTACAagagcattaacataaaccttgTAGtcaaactactgtcagagccatgcttttagataaaatatatatacagtcaggtccataaatattgggacagtgacacagttttggtaattttgcctctgtaaaccaccacagtggatttgaaatgaagcagtcaagatgtgacttgaagcgtagactttcagctttaattcaaggggtttaacaaaaatattgcattaaccgtttaggaattacagccattttttacagagttcctccattttcacaggctcaaaagtaattggacaaactaatataatcataaatattaggattatttttattacttggaggtaaatcctttgcagtcaatgactacctgaagtctggaccccatggacatcaccaaatgctgagtttcctcccttgagatgatttgccaggtctttactgcagccatcttcagttgctgcttgtttgtgggtcattctgccttcagatttgtcttcagtaagtgaaaagcagctcagttgggttgaggtcaggtgactgactctgccatttaagaacatttaatttccaagctcttgggctgctttcacagtatgttttggtttgttatccatctgtactgtgaagcgctgtcctatcagttttgcagcgtttgactgaatctgagcagaaagtacagctctgtacacttcagaattcatcctgctacttctatcaacagtcacattatcaataaaccccagtgacccagttccattggcagccaaacatgcccatgccataacactgcctccacatgtttgacggatgatgtggtatgctttggatcatgagcccttcctttccttctccatacttttctcttcccatcattctggtacaagttaaccttgcatcagaactggtcaggcttttttagaggttttttagcaaagtctaatctggcctttgtgttcttgagtgttaccagcagtttgcatcttgaggtaaaccgtctgtatttacattcatgaaggtggctcttgattgtagactttgacactgataggcctacctcctccagagtgttcctgacttggctagatgttgtgaaggggttgttcttcaataagaaaagaattctgcaatcatccactttagttgttttctgtggtctcccaggccttttggtgttgctgagctcgccagtgcattccttctttttaagaatgtaccaaattgttgatttggccctcctaaagtttctgctatctctctgataggtctgttttggtttttcaccctaatgatggcctccttcacttgcatcaacacctctttggatggcatattgagagttcccatgaacagctaccaaatgcaaattcaacacttggaatcagctccagaccatttatctccttaatttatcatgatataaggaggaaacaggccacagctggccatgaaactgcttatcagtcaattgtcccattacttttgagcctgtgaaaatggaggaactctgtaaaaaatggctgtaattcctaaacggttaatgcaatatttttgttaaaccccttgaattaaagctgaaagtctacgcttcagtcacatcttgactgcttcatttcaaatccactgtggtggtgtacagaggcaaaattaccaaaactgtgtcactgtcccaatatttatggacctgactgtatatataatatacatatacataatcTCAACACCTTCAGATCAGTCAGACTCAATAATTTGAATGCGTTGTGGTCTAAACAGTTTAATGCATTGTTTTATCTTGGGCACAGTAAATTTTCATTGATCTATGAAACATGTTGCTGAAGAATTTTGTTAATTGCAAGATGCTTACTTACATTTTATGAGATAAGGGAAGATTGCCAGTGGTAGCATTCCTCCTTCTtgaattacacaaaaaaaatcttacaatgCTGTCCCTTCTGGCTCCTGCAGGTGTTCTAGAGGAAGCTGAGTTTTACAACATTGCGTCATTGGTGAGGCTGGTAAAGGAGAGGATACGAGACAATGAGAACAGGACGTCTCAGGTGTGTGAGAATGAAGCCAGGATGAAGGGTGCTTTGTGAGCTTGTTTCTTGGCAGGTCAGCTGAGAAAGTGGATTATGTCCCAGAGCTGGACTTTGAGTTAGCAATTTACAAATTGCACCATCAGGGCTTTATCATAAGGAGCATGCCCCCTCTCTTTAAGCTTTATAATCAATTAAGTGAAAAATAACAGAAAGTTGGGGTAAATTAGAAAGTATGTTCCTAACCTGCAGAACtaataattaactaataatGGTACAAAACCCAACCAAACAGAATATACCAGTATGTGGAGAGAACGTTCAGCCAAACCTTAAGTACTGTTTCACTGCTTTCATTACTTTATTCTTGCCTTTTTTCTTCTGCCTCAGTGTATAACTGCTTGTTTTTGACTTCTACAATAACATGTTTTTCTGTCTAGATTGAATAAAAAGTTCCTCATTTGAGTCTTTGTATTTTCAGGGCCCAGTGAAACATGTATATCGTGTGCTTCAGTGCCAAGAAGAAGAACTAACTCAAATGGTCTCCACAATGTCTGATGGGTGGAAGTTTGAGCAGGTGAGCTGGCTTTTGTGTCTCCTCCGCCCTTTGcttagtgtgtttttgtgtgtggacCTGTTTAACCGTAGTGCAGGTCACACTGAAGAGCACACTGCCATTCTGAATATATAGCCCCCTATTCAGTAAGT
The sequence above is a segment of the Pangasianodon hypophthalmus isolate fPanHyp1 chromosome 12, fPanHyp1.pri, whole genome shotgun sequence genome. Coding sequences within it:
- the hexdc gene encoding hexosaminidase D isoform X1, with protein sequence MDLFHSSSVTVLSWSGLLWIQSLSQEYRVRDHTTGPAMDVCALSRGKKLVHLDLKGAPPRINYLYELIQLFADLGANGLLIEYEDMFPYEGELKILQSKSHPPYSREEIIAIQDVAYSRGLEIIPLVQTFGHLEFVLKHSTFSKLREVSHCLGTLNPHSKQGLTLILEMLRQVMALHPRSTVLHIGADEVYTLGQGEESKEWLSIPGHSIDKLFLSHVTKVAKGIRETYPSLSVIIWDDMLRNMTSDTIKDSGLVGLVQPMLWDYKPTLDVANNIMLMEKYKAAGLSQQWIASSFKGSTTVYTCVTSTQRHVDNHVQWLKVVSGLSPGVDLQGIALTGWQRYDHLSVLCELMPLGLHSLASCLQTLQHGSFTQEAQQKVMEALGTGTTEVGDVERLSQGCSHSYTGIKLAELIVQLTAMLESEDLRHFESNMFVRGWFSPYHRQQKTINPLIAQQIQNQAQTFLEAIEFKVQEVRQEMNLLYPDLTVEEWVTQHATPVLKPIQDLLTDIQTVLEDMGLYMSESQSGL
- the hexdc gene encoding hexosaminidase D isoform X2 gives rise to the protein MDVCALSRGKKLVHLDLKGAPPRINYLYELIQLFADLGANGLLIEYEDMFPYEGELKILQSKSHPPYSREEIIAIQDVAYSRGLEIIPLVQTFGHLEFVLKHSTFSKLREVSHCLGTLNPHSKQGLTLILEMLRQVMALHPRSTVLHIGADEVYTLGQGEESKEWLSIPGHSIDKLFLSHVTKVAKGIRETYPSLSVIIWDDMLRNMTSDTIKDSGLVGLVQPMLWDYKPTLDVANNIMLMEKYKAAGLSQQWIASSFKGSTTVYTCVTSTQRHVDNHVQWLKVVSGLSPGVDLQGIALTGWQRYDHLSVLCELMPLGLHSLASCLQTLQHGSFTQEAQQKVMEALGTGTTEVGDVERLSQGCSHSYTGIKLAELIVQLTAMLESEDLRHFESNMFVRGWFSPYHRQQKTINPLIAQQIQNQAQTFLEAIEFKVQEVRQEMNLLYPDLTVEEWVTQHATPVLKPIQDLLTDIQTVLEDMGLYMSESQSGL
- the kctd2 gene encoding BTB/POZ domain-containing protein KCTD2 isoform X3, which produces MAELHIEASAGGLMEQSEHRETRGSVSMRLPSPSFVLPARSGSGSPGLSASRAVFGFPMKSSPTSPSESTEKPGSRWVRLNVGGTYFITTKQTLCRDPKSFLYRLCQEDPDLDSDKDETGAYLIDRDPTYFGPILNYLRHGKLIINKNLAEEGVLEEAEFYNIASLVRLVKERIRDNENRTSQGPVKHVYRVLQCQEEELTQMVSTMSDGWKFEQLISIGSSYNYGNEDQAEFLCVVSRELNNSTNGIVIEPTEKAKILQERGSRM